The Avibacterium sp. 20-132 genome segment TGCACAAACTCATAATCCACTTTCAGATCATCATCTGAAATTATTGTCTAATTTCTTTGCACAAACGGAAGCATTGGCGTTTGGTAAGACAAAAGAAGAAGTAGAAGCAGAATTTGTGAAAGCGGGTAAATCCCTTGATGAAGTGAAAGAGATTGTACCATTTAAAGTGTTCACTGGTAACAAACCAACCAACTCAATTTTATTGCAAAAAATCACGCCATTTAGCTTAGGGGCATTAATTGCAATGTATGAACACAAAATCTTCACTCAAGGTGTGATCTTCAACATTTTCAGCTTTGACCAATGGGGAGTAGAACTTGGCAAACAGCTTGCTAACCGTATTTTACCAGAGCTTGAAAACAACAGCGAAATCACCAGCCACGACAGCTCAACTAATGGTTTAATCAACCAATATAAAGCGTGGCGTTAAGATACAAACGAGTCTAGTGAATGAATAAGCGGGGGAATACCCGCTTATTTTTTTATTGATTTATGGCATGAAGGTTTTGAACTATTTTTATAGTCAAAAAAATGATACCAAGATCACAAATTTAGTTAAATTATTTTAACTTTTATAATTCTGTAACGTACAATATGTTTATTCAATAAAGGGAGTGTATCAATGAAATTAGCAAAAGCGCTATCAGAGGCGGATAAAAAAATTTTATCTTCTTATTTCCCGCTAGCTGATCTTTTAGCGAGCTTACTTGGGGACTTTGCTGAAGTTGTTATTCATGAATTGAGTGAACTGAGTTGCTCTGTGGTAAAAATTGTTAACGGCTTCCATACGGAGAGAAAAGTTGGATCTCCTATCACGGATAAGGCTTTAAAAATTTTAAAGGAATACCAAGATAATTTTTCATATCTAGAAAAAAGTTATTTTTCTACCATGGCAAATGGGAAAGTGATGAAATCCACTACACATATTATTTTAGGTGAAAAAGGTCAGCCAATTGGTTTATTTTGTATTAACTTAAATTTATCTTCTTCTTTCTATTCTATCTTGCAAACCTTTCAAATACCTTCTGAGCCTCATTTAAATAATGAAGCTTTTGGTGCTGATGTGGGGCATTTAGTTGAATTAGCTTTACAAAAAGCAGCACTACAGATTAGTAATCAGGCTAATGTTACTGCGAAGAATAAAACGAAGTTATTAATTTCATTATTGAATGATAGTGGGATTTTTGAGTTAAAAGAGGCGATTAATTTAGTCGCTGAAAAATTGGGGATTACGAAACACGCTGTATATAAGCATTTGCGCGAGTTGAAATCTTGTTAATTATACTTATTACATAAAGGAGTCCGTTATGGAAACTCAACTCTCTAAACAAGAAATAAAACAAGCAATGAAATTTGACTCTACGGATTTTGGTTGGGTCATTATGAGTATTGGTATGGCAATTGGTGCGGGAATCGTGTTTCTTCCTGTACAGGTTGGCTTAATGGGAATGTGGGTATTTTTACTTTCCTCTATTATTGGTTATCCGGCAATGTATTTATTTCAAAGGTTATTTATTAATACATTGGCAGAATCACCAAAATGCCAAGACTACCCCAGTGTTATTTCTGGCTATTTAGGTAAAAATTGGGGGATTTTATTAGGCTTACTTTATTTTATTATGCTGATTATTTGGATGTTTGTTTATTCTACTGCAATTACAAATGACAGTGCCTCTTATTTACATACCTTTGGGTTAACCGATGAATTATTATCAAAAAATCCATTTTATGGATTAGTGATTATCTGTATTTTAGTCGCAATAGCTTCCCGTGGTGAACAACTATTATTTAAGTTGTCTAGTTTTATGGTGCTTACTAAGCTATTTGTTGTCATTGCACTAGGATTTTCAATGATTGGAATGTGGCATTTATATAATATAGGCGCATTACCTGAAACAGGTTTGCTGATTAAAAATGCTATTATTACTTTACCTTTCACATTAACCTCTATTTTATTTATTCAGACTTTAAGTCCAATGGTTATTTCTTATCGTTCTCGTGAACAAAATAGGGAGATCGCACGACGCAAAGCATTAAGAGCAATGAATATTGCGTTTTTAGTTTTATTTACTTCCGTCTTTTTCTATGCTGTCTCTTTTACCTTAGCAATGGGAAGAGAAGAAGCCTTAAAAGCCTATGAGCAAAATATTTCCGCCTTAGCGATTGTTGCACAATTTTTCCCAGGTTCTTGGGCAACCTATGTTGGTATGATTTTAAATATTTTTGCGGTGATGACAGCTTTCTTTGGTGTATATTTAGGTTTTCATGAAGCAACGCAAGGGATTGTATTGAATATGTTACAACGCTTTATGCCGGCAGATAAAATTAATCAGAAATGGGTTGCGAAAGGAATTATGTTAGCTGCTATTCTGCTTGCTTGGAGTGCTATTGTATTAAATGCGCCAGTATTAAGCTTCACGTCTATTTGTAGCCCAATTTTTGGTTTAGTTGGTTGCTTGATTCCAGCTTATTTAGTTTATAAAGTACCAATGTTACATAAATATAAAGGCATTGCACTTTATATCATTATTATTACTGGCATTTTATTATGTATTTCACCATTTTTAGCATTAATGTAGGAGCTTATGATGAACGCACATTTATTGGCTTTTGAGCCAGCATTGATAAATATTGTAAAGCAGGATGTTGTGCCTGCATTAGGGTGTACCGAACCGATTTCTCTAGCACTAGCCTCTGCGACTGCCGCATCACATTTAGGGCAATTCCCAGATAAAATTGTGGCAAAAGTTTCACCAAATCTAATGAAAAACGGCTTGGGAGTCGCGGTTCCTGGTACGGGAATGGTTGGATTGCCTATTGCCGCCGCGGTAGGTGCGATTGGCGGAGATGCAAAAGCCGGATTAGAGGTATTAAATAAAATTACACCAGAGCAGGTAGAGCAGGCTAAACAGCTTTTAGCGCAACACAAAGTGAGTGTTTGTATTCAGCAAACGGATCAAATTTTGTATGCAGAATCAACGCTATATGCTGGCGATGATTGGGTAAGGGTGGTTATTCAAGGACAGCATACGAATATTATTCTTATTGAGAAAAAAGGGGAGGTTATCTATCAAGTAGAAGATAACCAACATCAAGACCTTGATCCTTATGCAATTTTTGAGCAGCTAAAGGCAAAAGATATTTTTGATTTTTCAATGACAGTGCCTTTGGATAAAATTGCATTTATTAATCAAGCTGAAAAATTGAATAAAGCTTTATCTAATGAAGGATTACGTAGTGATTATGGATTACGTATAGGCCGTACATTACAGAAACATATTGGTGATGGGCTTATATCAGATGATTTGCTTTCACGTATTATGATTAATACAACAGCGGCATCAGATGCCAGAATGGGCGGCGCTAGTTTACCGGCAATGAGTAATTCTGGTTCGGGTAATCAAGGTATCACTGCGACAATGCCTGTTGTTGTCGTGGCGGATCATCTCAAGGTTGATGAAGAAAAACGTACACGCGCATTATTTTTATCACATTTAATGGCAATTTTTATTCATAGTAAGCTACCAAAACTTTCTGCCCTTTGTGCGGTAACTACTGCGGCAATGGGAAGTTGTGCTGGGATTTCTTATTTATTAACAGATAAATTTGATACGGCAGCAATGGCGATAAGTAGTATGATCGGTGATATTAGTGGGATTATTTGTGATGGCGCTGCAAATAGTTGTGCAATGAAAGTATCGACAAGTGTTACATCAGCATATAAATCGGTGTTGATGGCAATGAATCAAACAGGTGTAACCGGTAATGAAGGGATTGTGGAACATTGTGTTGATGAAAGTATAGAAAATTTATGTGCGATTGCTTGTAAGAGTATGCAACACACAGATGTGCAAATTATTGAGATTATGGCAAACAAACCTCAAGGCTAGCCTTTACTAGATATCCCTCTCGGTTTATCAAAATAAACAGCCTATTTCTTACAAACCAGAAATAGGCTGTTTTTTATCTTCATTTTTTATGAGAATCACTTGTGAATCTATGCCCATACTATAAATTTTCTTAATGGTAAAAACACCTTTTCTAATAATAGGTATCGCTATTTTTCCTCGTTTTATATAATCCGCTCGCTTTTTAACATCAAGAAGAACAATAGGAGAATAGAATGAAAAAACTAGCATTTGCTGGTGCATTATTTGTATTTGCGACAACTAGCGTAAATGCCATTGATGTGGTGAGTAAAGATGGGAAGGTGGATTTTGGTTCACATTTTGAAGCAACAGTATTAACCGATAAGGTTGATGGCGGTTGGGAGATGATCTGGGGGCCGAAAGAGCAACTTTGGCTAACGGAACGTGCAGGCAGAAATATCGTGAGCATTGATCCCAAAACGGGCGAGAAAACCGTGTTGTATCATTTTGCCAATGCCTATGAAAAATTCCCACATCAAGGCGTGTTAGGGTTAGCCTTAGATCCAAATTTTGATGCAGGTGAACCTTATGCTTATGCGGCTTATACTTATGTGGATGGCGAGAAAAAATTCGCCCGTATTGTACGTTTAACCTATGATGGGAAAGTCAACAAATTAGGTGATGAGAAAATTGTCATTGACCATATTATTGCAGGTGTCGATCACAATGCTGGACGCATTAAATTTGGCCCAGATGGCAAACTTTATTACACCACGGGCGATTTAGGCTATAACCAAGGTAAACACGTTTGCGATGAAATTACTTCACAAAAATTGCCGACAGCAGAACAGGTGAAAAATCACGACTACCAAGCTTATAACGGAAAAACCTTGCGTCTTAACAAAGATGGCTCAATTCCCGATGATAACCCTATCATTAAAGGGGTGAAAAGCCACGTTTATACCTACGGACACCGTAATCCACAAGGTTTAGTATGGGTAGGAAATCATCTTTATAGTACAGAACAAGGCCCTTCAAGCGATGATGAATTGAACAAACTTGAAGCAGGTGGAAATTATGGCTGGCCACACGTTGCGGGATTTAAAGATGATTTAGCTTATGTTTATGCAAATTATTCTGCTGCGGTAAATTGCCCGAGCGTGAAATATGATCCCAATGTGATTCCTGAAGGCGTGCCAACACAAAAAGAAACGGATTACAAAGAACCTGTGATTGATCCTGTCAAAACGTTCTTCACGGTGAATAATGACTACAATTACACTAACGCCACTTGTGGAAAACTGGCTTATATTTGCTGGCCAACAATTGCACCGGGTAATGCGGTATATTATCCGAAAGATGGCGTTATTCCAGAGTTCCGTAATTCATTATTATTAGCAACCTATAAGAGTGGGGCAATCTATCAAGTCAAAATGAATGAAGATGCGAGTAATGTGCAAGGGGATACGGCAAAATATTTCACCAGTGCAAACCGTTATCGCAATGCTTTAGTTAGCCCAGATACCCGAAAAATTTATGTGGTAACAGATAATATGGGAAATGGCCGTCAATTAGATGACACGCCAACTTCAAAAATGGCAAATCCCGGTTCAATTATTGTCTTTGAATATATGGGGCAATAATGGCTGATCTGCACCTCAAATTAGGTGTCCAGTTTTTCGAGTACAGATCAGACTGTGGTTAAATAGTAAAAGTGCGGTGATTTTTCACCACACTTTTTATCGGGATTATTTTTTCCAAATAATATGATATTGACGATCTTCTTCTTGGTGGGAAATGAGGAACTTGGCAAAAATATCGTCCATTTCATCT includes the following:
- a CDS encoding helix-turn-helix transcriptional regulator; translated protein: MKLAKALSEADKKILSSYFPLADLLASLLGDFAEVVIHELSELSCSVVKIVNGFHTERKVGSPITDKALKILKEYQDNFSYLEKSYFSTMANGKVMKSTTHIILGEKGQPIGLFCINLNLSSSFYSILQTFQIPSEPHLNNEAFGADVGHLVELALQKAALQISNQANVTAKNKTKLLISLLNDSGIFELKEAINLVAEKLGITKHAVYKHLRELKSC
- a CDS encoding amino acid permease, whose amino-acid sequence is METQLSKQEIKQAMKFDSTDFGWVIMSIGMAIGAGIVFLPVQVGLMGMWVFLLSSIIGYPAMYLFQRLFINTLAESPKCQDYPSVISGYLGKNWGILLGLLYFIMLIIWMFVYSTAITNDSASYLHTFGLTDELLSKNPFYGLVIICILVAIASRGEQLLFKLSSFMVLTKLFVVIALGFSMIGMWHLYNIGALPETGLLIKNAIITLPFTLTSILFIQTLSPMVISYRSREQNREIARRKALRAMNIAFLVLFTSVFFYAVSFTLAMGREEALKAYEQNISALAIVAQFFPGSWATYVGMILNIFAVMTAFFGVYLGFHEATQGIVLNMLQRFMPADKINQKWVAKGIMLAAILLAWSAIVLNAPVLSFTSICSPIFGLVGCLIPAYLVYKVPMLHKYKGIALYIIIITGILLCISPFLALM
- a CDS encoding L-cysteine desulfidase family protein; its protein translation is MNAHLLAFEPALINIVKQDVVPALGCTEPISLALASATAASHLGQFPDKIVAKVSPNLMKNGLGVAVPGTGMVGLPIAAAVGAIGGDAKAGLEVLNKITPEQVEQAKQLLAQHKVSVCIQQTDQILYAESTLYAGDDWVRVVIQGQHTNIILIEKKGEVIYQVEDNQHQDLDPYAIFEQLKAKDIFDFSMTVPLDKIAFINQAEKLNKALSNEGLRSDYGLRIGRTLQKHIGDGLISDDLLSRIMINTTAASDARMGGASLPAMSNSGSGNQGITATMPVVVVADHLKVDEEKRTRALFLSHLMAIFIHSKLPKLSALCAVTTAAMGSCAGISYLLTDKFDTAAMAISSMIGDISGIICDGAANSCAMKVSTSVTSAYKSVLMAMNQTGVTGNEGIVEHCVDESIENLCAIACKSMQHTDVQIIEIMANKPQG
- a CDS encoding glucose/sorbosone family PQQ-dependent dehydrogenase yields the protein MKKLAFAGALFVFATTSVNAIDVVSKDGKVDFGSHFEATVLTDKVDGGWEMIWGPKEQLWLTERAGRNIVSIDPKTGEKTVLYHFANAYEKFPHQGVLGLALDPNFDAGEPYAYAAYTYVDGEKKFARIVRLTYDGKVNKLGDEKIVIDHIIAGVDHNAGRIKFGPDGKLYYTTGDLGYNQGKHVCDEITSQKLPTAEQVKNHDYQAYNGKTLRLNKDGSIPDDNPIIKGVKSHVYTYGHRNPQGLVWVGNHLYSTEQGPSSDDELNKLEAGGNYGWPHVAGFKDDLAYVYANYSAAVNCPSVKYDPNVIPEGVPTQKETDYKEPVIDPVKTFFTVNNDYNYTNATCGKLAYICWPTIAPGNAVYYPKDGVIPEFRNSLLLATYKSGAIYQVKMNEDASNVQGDTAKYFTSANRYRNALVSPDTRKIYVVTDNMGNGRQLDDTPTSKMANPGSIIVFEYMGQ